The Prionailurus viverrinus isolate Anna chromosome B4, UM_Priviv_1.0, whole genome shotgun sequence genome has a window encoding:
- the CB4H12orf42 gene encoding LOW QUALITY PROTEIN: uncharacterized protein C12orf42 homolog (The sequence of the model RefSeq protein was modified relative to this genomic sequence to represent the inferred CDS: deleted 4 bases in 2 codons) → MYFQGTPSLALSPFSVISFSEEESHGEASFSQTPSSEWDETRLIFAVRQEMKKRARGAPNAAWSSPARPPSATGLCRRSQAPSASSGVSQSPPEPKLENRVADAALADPPLQNRPWDASGSPGWVGVGGAVAMALEMLPKHPHGGGKGGEKRGPKADASLHGNLAGAPVPLPAGAPTHLLPSKRLIKVCSSPPPASPPPPPPRRPPQRFHTACSQAPPRPRVNAPLH, encoded by the exons ATGTACTTCCAGGGTACCCCCTCCTTggccctttctcccttttctgttaTCT CTTTTTCTGAAGAGGAAAGCCATGGAGAGGCCAGTTTCTCCCAAACACCATCCAGTGAATGGGATGAGACCCGATTGATCTTTGCTGTCagacaagaaatgaaaaagagagccAGAGGAGCACCCAATGCGGCCTGGA GTTCCCCTGCGAGGCCTCCCAGCGCCACAGGCCTCTGCAGGAGAAGCCAGGCCCCGTCGGCCTCTTCGGGGGTCTCCCAGAGTCCCCCAGAGCCCAAGCTGGAGAACAGGGTGGCAGACGCAGCTCTGGCTGACCCACCTCTCCAAAACCGGCCCTGGGACGCGTCCGGAagtccggggtgg gtgggggtggggggcgcggttGCCATGGCACTGGAGATGCTCCCCAAGCATCCTCatggcggggggaaggggggggagaaaAGGGGACCCAAGGCGGACGCCTCCCTCCACGGCAATCTGGCAGGGGCGCCCGTTCCTCTGCCCGCCGGtgctcccacccacctt cttccctccaagAGGTTAATCAAGGTTTGctcttctcctccccccgcctcccccccccccccccccccccgccgcccaccCCAGCGTTTCCATACGGCTTGTTCACAGGCCCCTCCTAGGCCGAGGGTGAATGCTCCCTTACACTGA